A region from the Cystobacter ferrugineus genome encodes:
- a CDS encoding metallophosphoesterase yields the protein MSTPRIEAALALATSAAQQGPHSTPPDGRPRLHHFAIGDPQADITRFFAVLDRHGLLGANGRLIPDVQLISVGDHFDWGKSLERDAVATSAVRLIAWMAAHPADQAVLLLGNHDLGRVGELAGFTDARFALAQVEADGIYRGGDVDEARERDFLARHPELPNVELVARDFGTFREEQRRWVDHLLRARRFRVAHAAAERMIVLHAGVTREDLHAVGLSESLHSHGPSVVETLNQALDSAVAAWTQGPLHIPGLYRPGDATYGEGRGIFYHRPSLSPEDTLHRDATPRRRFDPRRLPLGLTQVVGHTRDKRCRELLVLPHDTPQDGVLRYLVTNGTTIDYRPGTPRAAHPGEAVLLFTDGGMRESPLEAFQMLDLDTRGPARPIQGSAPGEVP from the coding sequence GTGAGCACACCCCGAATCGAGGCCGCCCTCGCCCTCGCCACTTCCGCCGCCCAGCAGGGCCCCCATTCGACACCGCCCGACGGGCGACCCCGCCTCCACCATTTCGCCATCGGCGATCCCCAGGCGGACATCACCCGCTTCTTCGCCGTGCTGGATCGCCATGGACTGCTCGGCGCGAACGGCCGGCTGATCCCCGATGTCCAGCTCATCTCGGTGGGAGATCACTTCGACTGGGGCAAGTCCCTCGAGCGCGACGCCGTCGCCACGAGCGCCGTCCGGCTGATCGCGTGGATGGCCGCGCACCCGGCGGATCAGGCGGTGCTGCTGCTGGGCAACCACGACCTGGGCCGCGTGGGCGAGCTGGCCGGCTTCACCGACGCGCGCTTCGCCCTCGCCCAGGTGGAAGCGGACGGCATCTACCGGGGAGGTGACGTCGACGAGGCGCGGGAGCGCGACTTCCTCGCCCGCCACCCCGAACTCCCCAACGTCGAGCTGGTGGCACGCGACTTCGGCACCTTCCGCGAGGAGCAACGCCGCTGGGTCGACCACCTGCTGCGCGCCCGGCGCTTCCGGGTGGCCCATGCCGCGGCGGAGCGGATGATCGTGCTGCACGCGGGCGTGACCCGAGAGGATCTCCACGCGGTGGGGCTGTCCGAATCGCTCCACTCCCACGGCCCCTCCGTGGTGGAGACCCTCAACCAGGCGCTCGACTCCGCCGTGGCCGCCTGGACCCAGGGCCCCTTGCACATCCCCGGGCTGTACCGGCCCGGTGACGCCACCTATGGCGAGGGCCGGGGCATCTTCTACCACCGTCCGAGCCTGAGCCCCGAGGACACCCTCCACCGCGACGCCACCCCGCGCCGCCGCTTCGATCCCCGCCGGCTGCCCCTCGGTCTCACCCAGGTCGTGGGCCATACCCGGGACAAGCGCTGCCGGGAGTTGCTCGTGCTGCCTCACGACACACCTCAGGATGGCGTGCTGCGCTACCTCGTCACCAATGGCACCACCATCGACTATCGACCCGGCACGCCGCGCGCCGCTCACCCAGGCGAGGCCGTGCTCCTCTTCACCGATGGTGGGATGCGTGAGTCCCCATTGGAGGCGTTCCAGATGCTCGACCTCGATACCCGCGGTCCAGCCAGGCCGATTCAGGGCTCCGCACCGGGAGAAGTTCCATGA
- a CDS encoding right-handed parallel beta-helix repeat-containing protein — protein sequence MRIRWLLSVVSSVVLVGFVACGSREPAQVTEPSAPELSSSTTTPPAPSVDVSAPSPTAPATPDVPASPSAPAPAPAPAPAPPPPPEFSRILWVSPSGKDSAAGTESAPLRTVEKAQSLLQPGEAIFLKSGTYTERLRLDARDGSSGRYLTLMAAPGAKPVFKGGSGNRAPMLEVRRAYWRVEGITFDAAGDKAFAAYWHGEGAHHGILRGCTLKNGTDGAGVFVADKARDVLIEGNAISNFQRSGADSHGVCVQTNSKNVTIRANDIHHNSGDGVQCLSSEGGSTEEGTPFDNLLVEDNDLHENRENGADIKTCTRVTLRGNRIWGHRRSSTSGGEGVVVHMSARDVTLEGNEVRDNGRGIQIGGVRQGEPPTHIVLRRNRVFDGYDSDGSEGSGIRIDTAIDVKVLHNTVWNMPTYGLVVGKGESGASEDVEVRNNILGACAALAVRVGTDWEGLSFDGNLYSPLGDAPTFRKDSRDQDLSAWQESTGWDAHSVEKAPGFVDAEDGDFWLASSSSARDAGLSVGEDWCGRAPDMGARESDCP from the coding sequence ATGCGCATCCGCTGGCTGCTGTCCGTCGTCTCTTCCGTGGTGCTGGTGGGGTTTGTCGCTTGTGGCTCACGAGAACCCGCTCAGGTCACGGAACCTTCCGCTCCGGAGCTGTCCTCCTCGACGACGACCCCTCCAGCGCCCTCCGTGGACGTCTCCGCGCCATCCCCCACCGCTCCGGCAACGCCTGACGTGCCGGCATCTCCCTCCGCACCCGCTCCGGCGCCAGCCCCTGCTCCTGCGCCGCCTCCTCCCCCTGAGTTCTCCCGCATCCTGTGGGTGTCCCCCAGTGGCAAGGATTCCGCCGCGGGCACGGAGTCGGCGCCCTTGCGTACGGTGGAGAAGGCTCAGTCACTGCTCCAGCCGGGCGAGGCCATCTTCCTCAAATCCGGCACGTACACGGAGCGGCTGCGGCTCGATGCCCGGGATGGTTCCTCCGGGCGCTATCTCACGCTCATGGCCGCGCCCGGCGCGAAGCCCGTCTTCAAGGGGGGCTCGGGGAACCGGGCGCCGATGTTGGAGGTGCGCCGGGCCTACTGGCGTGTCGAGGGCATCACCTTCGACGCGGCGGGGGACAAGGCCTTCGCGGCGTACTGGCACGGCGAGGGCGCGCACCACGGCATTCTTCGTGGCTGCACGCTCAAGAATGGCACCGATGGGGCGGGCGTCTTCGTCGCCGACAAGGCCCGGGACGTGCTCATCGAGGGCAACGCCATCTCGAACTTCCAGCGCTCGGGAGCGGACAGCCACGGCGTGTGTGTGCAGACCAACTCCAAGAACGTGACCATCCGCGCCAACGACATCCATCACAACTCCGGCGACGGTGTGCAGTGCCTGAGCTCCGAGGGCGGCTCCACCGAGGAGGGCACCCCGTTCGACAACCTGCTCGTCGAGGACAATGACTTGCACGAGAACCGGGAGAATGGCGCGGACATCAAGACGTGCACCCGCGTGACGCTCCGGGGCAACCGCATCTGGGGCCATCGCCGCTCCTCCACCTCGGGCGGGGAGGGCGTGGTGGTGCACATGTCCGCGCGCGACGTCACGCTCGAGGGCAATGAGGTGCGCGACAACGGCCGGGGCATCCAGATTGGCGGAGTCCGGCAGGGCGAGCCCCCCACCCACATCGTCCTGCGGCGCAACCGCGTGTTCGACGGGTACGACTCGGATGGCAGCGAGGGCTCGGGCATCCGCATCGACACCGCCATCGACGTGAAGGTCCTGCACAACACCGTGTGGAACATGCCCACCTATGGACTGGTCGTGGGCAAGGGCGAGTCGGGCGCGAGCGAGGACGTGGAGGTGCGCAACAACATCCTCGGGGCCTGCGCGGCCCTGGCGGTGCGGGTCGGCACGGACTGGGAGGGGTTGTCCTTCGATGGCAACCTCTATTCTCCGCTCGGGGATGCGCCCACCTTCCGCAAGGACTCCCGCGACCAGGATCTCTCCGCCTGGCAGGAGAGCACGGGCTGGGATGCACATTCGGTGGAGAAGGCCCCGGGATTCGTGGACGCCGAGGATGGGGACTTCTGGTTGGCTTCCTCCTCGTCCGCCCGTGACGCGGGCCTGTCGGTGGGCGAGGACTGGTGTGGCCGGGCTCCGGACATGGGCGCGAGGGAGTCTGACTGCCCCTGA
- a CDS encoding GMC family oxidoreductase yields MSVSPTSGGEPRREAEHREVLARSFDYVIVGGGTAGCVLARRLVEGTDATVLLLEAGGSDEGVASLSDPLRWIENIGSPYAQNYFYEPSPHVAHRSILLSRGRVLGGSGSTNALIWARGNRADYDGWAEAGNAGWDYDSVLPLFKKSEDWEDGASELRGAGGPIRVERARNLHPVAAALIDAGGSYGMPYLDDVNVPHPEGVGPINMNVRAGARCGTSRAYLRPVMHDERLTVLTGAQVLSLTFSGTRCTGLEFLREGERRSVGASREVILCAGAIDTPRLLMLSGIGPAEELERLGIPVVAALPGVGQNLQEHIIVAGLCFEAKQSLMPLNNNLVGSTFHWKSRSELRVPDLMFVSVQIPYVSAELGARYPIPANTFCIAPGLVRVQSRGYVRMKTARHDGPLEIQPNLLSEQADVDALLMGLELGLDIASQPAFRELTRSWVAPTKRMSREESVAFLRQACSPYFHPVGTCAMGSGEDAVVDARLRVHGLEGLRISDASIMPTIPSAGTHAPSVMIGEFASRLLVGG; encoded by the coding sequence ATGTCGGTCTCGCCCACGTCCGGGGGGGAGCCTCGCCGCGAGGCGGAGCACCGCGAGGTGCTCGCCAGGAGTTTCGACTATGTGATCGTCGGTGGGGGAACGGCGGGCTGCGTCCTCGCGCGCCGCCTGGTGGAGGGCACTGATGCGACCGTGCTCCTGCTCGAGGCGGGCGGGTCGGACGAAGGTGTCGCGAGCCTCTCGGATCCCCTGAGGTGGATCGAGAACATCGGCTCGCCCTACGCCCAGAACTACTTCTACGAGCCGAGCCCGCACGTCGCTCATCGCTCCATCCTCTTGTCGCGCGGCAGGGTGCTGGGCGGTTCGGGCAGCACCAACGCGTTGATCTGGGCCCGCGGCAACAGGGCCGACTACGACGGCTGGGCGGAGGCCGGGAACGCCGGCTGGGACTACGACTCCGTGCTGCCCCTGTTCAAGAAGTCGGAGGACTGGGAGGACGGGGCCAGCGAGCTGCGCGGCGCGGGCGGTCCGATTCGGGTCGAGCGCGCCAGGAACCTCCACCCGGTGGCCGCCGCGCTCATCGACGCCGGTGGCTCCTACGGGATGCCGTACCTCGATGACGTGAACGTGCCCCACCCCGAGGGCGTGGGCCCCATCAACATGAACGTTCGCGCGGGAGCGCGCTGCGGCACGTCGCGCGCTTATCTGCGACCGGTGATGCACGACGAGAGGCTGACGGTGCTGACTGGCGCGCAGGTGCTTTCGTTGACCTTCTCCGGCACGCGCTGCACCGGGCTCGAGTTCCTGCGAGAGGGCGAGCGGCGGTCCGTCGGCGCCTCCCGGGAAGTGATTCTCTGCGCCGGAGCGATCGACACCCCACGTCTCCTCATGCTGTCGGGGATTGGCCCCGCCGAGGAACTCGAGCGGCTCGGCATCCCAGTCGTGGCCGCGCTGCCGGGGGTGGGGCAGAACCTCCAGGAACACATCATCGTGGCCGGGCTCTGCTTCGAGGCAAAGCAGTCGCTGATGCCGCTGAACAACAACCTCGTGGGCAGCACCTTTCATTGGAAGAGCCGCTCCGAGTTGCGCGTGCCGGACCTGATGTTCGTGTCCGTTCAAATCCCCTATGTCTCGGCCGAGCTCGGCGCCCGGTATCCGATTCCGGCGAACACCTTCTGCATCGCGCCGGGCCTGGTCCGGGTCCAGAGCCGGGGCTACGTGCGCATGAAGACCGCCCGGCATGATGGCCCGCTCGAGATCCAACCCAACCTCCTGTCGGAACAGGCCGACGTCGATGCCCTGCTGATGGGACTCGAGCTCGGGCTCGACATCGCGTCACAGCCGGCGTTTCGTGAGTTGACCAGGAGCTGGGTCGCCCCGACGAAGCGGATGAGCCGGGAGGAGTCGGTGGCCTTCCTTCGCCAGGCGTGCTCGCCCTATTTCCATCCCGTGGGCACCTGCGCCATGGGCTCGGGCGAGGACGCCGTGGTGGATGCCCGGCTGCGCGTCCATGGCCTCGAGGGTCTGCGGATCTCCGACGCGTCGATCATGCCGACGATTCCCTCGGCGGGGACTCACGCGCCATCCGTGATGATCGGGGAGTTCGCGTCGCGACTGCTGGTGGGCGGCTGA
- a CDS encoding PAS domain S-box protein, producing MSVSESSPGVILVPATLATREPLRHAVARAGFQCVEAPEQASLVLADLTLPGAHAALTALMATPAGASLSVVVWVAPGEEAFSTVDSFHPEEVMTSGADCHEVAWRLRRAMKHQYKREEVRRRQQDLALLVELTADYAESLDVEALLHDVTRRIAERLGVGRATLVMLDREGEGARVVAASDASGPQDVPIDLERYPEVREAARTGKPVVVEDAPHHPLFEGVQEELATRHIHTLVALPLIITGVVRGVLLLRARGSDRRTFAPHDMDFLNTVAHSTAVALRNASLLLSVRGKTEREMSARIAAEAKAASLETYHLFFANVREGVAILDDRACVLSLNPAGEAILETSSEAAMGRHLVDITQPLDETVLMELVTAARRGESRSDVDMMVRLPGGRRLTLCFSAGPLEDGRRAIILSFRDVTQARLLADELHHTKDFLERLIDSSVDAIVAADMQGRIILFNKGAEAIFGYTAAQALGGLHVDQLYPQGVSRRIMRQLRSPDFGGRGRLEVCRQEVVSRTGQFVPVNMTASIVHEGGREVASVGIFTDLRDRMALERKLSDVETRLEESEKNAVIVALAGTTAHELNQPLTSVMGYAELLKRKLKEEDAAYKPVDIIYREAERMAEIVRKIGRITRFETKAYMGSQQILDLDKASSNDD from the coding sequence GTGTCCGTCTCCGAGTCCTCTCCTGGCGTCATCCTGGTGCCCGCGACCCTGGCCACGCGCGAGCCGCTGAGGCATGCGGTGGCCCGGGCGGGCTTCCAGTGCGTGGAGGCACCCGAGCAGGCCTCGCTCGTCCTGGCGGATCTCACCCTGCCCGGGGCGCACGCCGCCCTCACCGCGCTGATGGCCACGCCCGCGGGGGCCTCGCTCTCCGTCGTGGTGTGGGTGGCGCCGGGCGAGGAGGCCTTCTCCACCGTGGATTCGTTCCACCCCGAGGAGGTGATGACCTCCGGGGCGGATTGTCATGAGGTCGCCTGGCGGCTGCGGCGCGCGATGAAGCACCAGTACAAGCGCGAGGAGGTGCGGCGAAGGCAGCAGGACCTGGCGCTCCTGGTGGAGCTCACCGCGGACTACGCCGAGAGCCTCGATGTGGAGGCCCTGCTGCACGACGTCACCCGCCGGATCGCGGAGCGGCTCGGCGTGGGGCGGGCCACGCTGGTGATGTTGGACCGGGAGGGCGAGGGCGCGCGCGTGGTGGCCGCCAGCGACGCCTCGGGCCCGCAGGACGTTCCCATCGATCTGGAGCGCTACCCCGAGGTGCGCGAGGCGGCGCGCACGGGCAAGCCCGTCGTCGTGGAGGACGCACCGCACCACCCGTTGTTCGAGGGCGTGCAGGAGGAACTGGCCACGCGGCACATCCACACGCTGGTGGCGCTGCCGCTGATCATCACGGGCGTGGTGCGCGGGGTGTTGCTCCTGCGTGCCAGGGGGAGCGACCGGCGCACCTTCGCTCCCCACGACATGGACTTCCTCAACACGGTGGCCCACTCCACGGCGGTTGCCCTGCGCAACGCCTCGCTGCTCCTGTCGGTGCGCGGGAAGACCGAGCGCGAGATGTCCGCGCGCATCGCCGCCGAGGCCAAGGCCGCCTCGCTGGAGACCTATCACCTCTTCTTCGCCAACGTGCGCGAGGGCGTGGCCATCCTCGACGACCGGGCGTGCGTGCTCAGCCTCAACCCCGCGGGCGAGGCCATCCTGGAGACGTCCTCGGAGGCCGCCATGGGCCGTCACCTGGTGGACATCACCCAGCCGCTGGACGAGACGGTGCTGATGGAACTGGTGACGGCGGCCCGGCGCGGCGAGTCGCGCTCGGACGTGGACATGATGGTGCGCCTGCCTGGAGGAAGGCGCCTCACCCTGTGCTTCTCCGCGGGTCCGCTGGAGGATGGGCGCCGGGCCATCATCCTCTCCTTCCGGGATGTCACCCAGGCGCGCCTGCTGGCCGACGAGCTGCACCACACCAAGGACTTCCTGGAGCGGCTCATCGACTCCTCGGTGGACGCCATCGTCGCCGCGGACATGCAGGGCCGCATCATCCTCTTCAACAAGGGCGCCGAGGCCATCTTCGGCTACACCGCCGCGCAGGCGCTGGGAGGATTGCACGTGGACCAGCTCTACCCGCAGGGGGTGTCGCGGCGCATCATGCGGCAGTTGCGCAGCCCGGACTTCGGTGGACGGGGCCGGCTGGAGGTGTGCCGCCAGGAGGTCGTCAGCCGCACCGGGCAGTTCGTGCCGGTGAACATGACGGCCTCCATCGTCCACGAGGGCGGCCGCGAGGTGGCCAGCGTCGGCATCTTCACGGACCTGCGCGACCGCATGGCGCTCGAGCGCAAGCTGTCGGACGTGGAGACGCGCCTGGAGGAGAGCGAGAAGAACGCCGTCATCGTCGCGCTGGCGGGCACCACGGCGCACGAGCTCAACCAACCCCTCACCTCGGTGATGGGCTACGCGGAACTGCTCAAGCGCAAACTCAAGGAGGAGGACGCCGCGTACAAGCCGGTGGACATCATCTATCGCGAGGCGGAACGCATGGCGGAGATCGTCCGCAAGATAGGCCGCATCACCCGCTTCGAGACGAAAGCCTACATGGGTTCGCAGCAGATCCTGGACCTCGACAAGGCCAGCTCCAATGACGACTGA
- a CDS encoding MotA/TolQ/ExbB proton channel family protein, with translation MNLGFVTNLTILANAGGHGAERSFFEEVAKRWEAGQWGMYPIAVCLVFALAIMVERSIVLFGKASINKEAFLRGLKKHIYAGDLDKAINYVSGQKQTPLTQVIKAGLMNVPKGEEEVQAALDEASLRETPRIEARTGYLAMLGNAAMLAGLLGTVSGLIACFEAVANVNPADKATILANGISEAMNCTGFGLLTAIPAVVAFSILSGRATSIVNDINETSVAVLNLIVNNRDKFKNATVSASAGHDEE, from the coding sequence ATGAACCTGGGCTTTGTGACGAATCTGACCATTCTTGCCAACGCCGGCGGCCATGGCGCTGAGCGCTCCTTCTTCGAGGAGGTCGCCAAGCGCTGGGAGGCCGGTCAGTGGGGTATGTACCCCATCGCCGTCTGCCTGGTGTTCGCCCTGGCCATCATGGTCGAGCGCAGCATTGTGCTGTTCGGCAAGGCGTCCATCAACAAGGAGGCCTTCCTGCGCGGCCTCAAGAAGCACATCTACGCGGGTGACCTGGACAAGGCCATCAACTACGTGTCCGGCCAGAAGCAGACGCCGCTCACGCAGGTCATCAAGGCCGGCCTGATGAACGTGCCCAAGGGCGAGGAGGAGGTCCAGGCGGCGCTCGACGAGGCCAGCCTGCGCGAGACGCCCCGCATCGAGGCGCGCACCGGCTACCTGGCCATGCTCGGCAACGCGGCGATGCTCGCCGGTCTGCTCGGAACGGTGTCCGGTCTGATCGCCTGCTTCGAGGCGGTGGCCAACGTGAACCCGGCCGACAAGGCGACCATTCTCGCCAACGGCATCTCGGAAGCCATGAACTGCACGGGCTTCGGGCTGCTCACGGCCATCCCCGCCGTCGTCGCCTTCTCCATCCTCTCGGGCCGCGCCACGTCGATCGTCAACGACATCAACGAGACGAGCGTCGCGGTGCTCAACCTGATCGTCAACAACCGCGACAAGTTCAAGAACGCCACCGTCTCGGCGTCCGCGGGCCACGACGAGGAGTAG
- a CDS encoding general secretion pathway protein GspE translates to MARKRIGELLLERGAISTAQLDAALLAQQRTRQRLGATLVAQGAITEKTLAHALSEALGVPVMDLTGRAPDWSALHLLRARFCEQHDLFPISLENVGGRRVLVVAMADPLDSAALQEMEFTTGMKVSPRVAPLSAVRASIQRYYHPDAPARTTSSTGLPMVDEDDVEEIVIGEAEEGEEVILGEELPSEEMTRRVSLERLIQEREQKRRGTRRGAARRAPSGDVSAALDSLFGEPQSPGPAVDPVEELERKFWALMRIMARKGLLTKEEFTRELDDEPEG, encoded by the coding sequence ATGGCCCGAAAGCGGATCGGTGAGTTGCTCCTGGAGAGGGGGGCGATCAGCACGGCCCAACTGGACGCGGCGCTCCTGGCCCAACAGCGCACCCGGCAGCGGCTGGGCGCCACGTTGGTGGCCCAGGGCGCGATCACCGAGAAGACCCTGGCGCATGCGCTGAGCGAGGCCCTGGGCGTGCCGGTGATGGATCTGACGGGCCGCGCCCCGGACTGGAGCGCCCTCCACCTGCTGCGGGCGCGCTTCTGCGAGCAGCACGACCTGTTTCCCATCTCCCTGGAAAACGTGGGCGGGCGGCGCGTGCTGGTGGTGGCCATGGCGGATCCGCTCGACTCCGCGGCCCTGCAAGAAATGGAGTTCACCACGGGGATGAAGGTGAGCCCGCGCGTGGCGCCGCTGTCGGCCGTGCGCGCCTCCATCCAGCGCTACTACCACCCGGACGCCCCCGCTCGCACCACGTCCTCCACCGGCCTGCCCATGGTGGACGAGGACGACGTGGAGGAGATCGTCATCGGCGAGGCGGAGGAGGGCGAGGAGGTCATCCTCGGCGAGGAGCTGCCCTCCGAGGAGATGACACGTCGCGTCTCGCTCGAGCGGCTCATCCAGGAGCGCGAGCAGAAGCGGCGCGGCACCCGGCGCGGCGCGGCCCGGCGAGCGCCTTCCGGGGACGTCAGCGCCGCGCTGGACTCGCTCTTCGGTGAGCCGCAGTCCCCGGGCCCGGCGGTGGACCCGGTGGAGGAGCTGGAACGCAAGTTCTGGGCCCTCATGCGCATCATGGCGCGCAAGGGGCTGCTCACCAAAGAGGAGTTCACCCGCGAGCTGGACGACGAGCCCGAGGGCTGA
- a CDS encoding ATP-binding protein: MTTESRRVPGPEEPSAEAFRAFFEAVEVPAALCDLSLRLLRGNSAFKRFCFDHGLTVDQMMEALEDTLVPDDWSSSEVKVALPQGGSVMMELTRRGDSVSVVGRRESEHMRGHLVVVEQALLEQARTEGVLLDLGRSVAEAGSEEELVAAVARGVKELFPGRSFCIRITDARTGSLTSLYAEGRLKEGSREPLVLKRSAAEKMHLVESALPAGKVVVAGRVPLLFEDSVGGVSAPLVASGQLYGAINLEYPASRQEANTYQDERVLVQLANQVAVAVKNAKLIDELTFVRKYLEDLLEKANALIVVANREGKIVVFNRAMSRLTGFSKEEVLGRDVAWLVHRDEHLRLMPVLLAALRGEDLPNFELRLRTRTGEARASFATSTSLSSQGEVEGVMAIGQDVTVVAQLEQRIIHAEKLASLGQLAASVAHEINNPMTAVVTYADALLQRLPVGASGGPDAEKLRKILENGQRILRFTRDLTSYARPSKNKPEPVRLDALLDKALGYCEHVVTKAQVEVERDFGEVPQLSGVPANLEQVFVNLITNACHAMRPGGRLTLRSRCEGREAVVWVRDTGSGIEPSHLSRIFEPFFTTKTEGQGTGLGLSIVQRIVEKHGGRLEVESVLGQGTTFSVRLPLPD; encoded by the coding sequence ATGACGACTGAGTCGCGCCGTGTACCCGGGCCGGAGGAGCCTTCCGCCGAGGCCTTCCGGGCATTCTTCGAGGCGGTGGAGGTGCCCGCGGCGCTCTGCGACCTGTCGCTGCGGCTCTTGCGGGGCAACTCCGCCTTCAAGCGCTTCTGCTTCGATCATGGTCTCACGGTGGACCAGATGATGGAGGCGCTCGAGGACACGCTCGTGCCCGACGACTGGAGCTCGAGCGAGGTGAAGGTGGCGCTGCCCCAGGGCGGCTCGGTGATGATGGAGCTGACGCGGCGGGGCGACTCGGTGTCGGTGGTGGGGCGGCGCGAGTCGGAGCACATGCGCGGCCATCTGGTGGTGGTGGAGCAGGCGCTGCTCGAGCAGGCGCGCACCGAGGGCGTGCTGCTGGACCTGGGACGCAGCGTGGCGGAGGCGGGCAGCGAGGAGGAGCTGGTGGCGGCGGTGGCGCGTGGCGTCAAGGAGCTGTTTCCCGGGCGCTCCTTCTGCATCCGTATCACCGACGCGCGCACCGGCTCGCTCACGAGCCTCTACGCCGAGGGCCGCCTCAAGGAGGGCTCGCGCGAGCCGCTGGTGCTCAAGCGCAGCGCGGCGGAGAAGATGCACCTGGTGGAGTCGGCGCTGCCCGCGGGCAAGGTGGTGGTGGCCGGCCGCGTGCCGCTGCTCTTCGAGGACAGTGTCGGAGGGGTGAGCGCGCCGCTGGTGGCCAGTGGCCAGCTCTATGGCGCCATCAACCTGGAGTACCCCGCCTCGCGCCAGGAGGCGAACACCTACCAGGACGAGCGGGTGCTCGTGCAGCTCGCCAACCAGGTCGCGGTGGCGGTGAAGAACGCCAAGCTCATCGACGAGCTGACGTTCGTGCGCAAGTACCTGGAGGACCTGCTGGAGAAGGCCAACGCCCTCATCGTCGTGGCCAACCGCGAGGGAAAGATTGTCGTCTTCAACCGGGCGATGAGCCGCCTCACGGGCTTCAGCAAGGAAGAGGTGCTGGGACGGGACGTGGCGTGGCTGGTGCACCGCGACGAGCACCTGCGGCTGATGCCCGTGCTGCTCGCGGCCCTGCGGGGCGAGGACCTGCCCAACTTCGAGCTGCGGCTGCGCACGCGCACGGGCGAGGCGCGCGCCTCGTTCGCCACCTCCACGTCGCTCTCCTCCCAGGGCGAGGTGGAGGGGGTCATGGCCATCGGGCAGGACGTCACGGTGGTGGCGCAGCTCGAGCAGCGCATCATCCACGCCGAGAAGCTCGCCTCGCTGGGGCAGCTCGCCGCGAGCGTGGCGCACGAAATCAACAACCCGATGACCGCGGTGGTGACGTACGCCGACGCGCTCCTGCAGCGCCTGCCCGTGGGGGCCTCGGGGGGCCCGGACGCGGAGAAGCTGCGCAAGATATTGGAGAACGGCCAGCGCATCCTGCGCTTCACGAGGGATTTGACGTCCTACGCCCGGCCGTCGAAGAACAAGCCGGAGCCGGTGCGGCTCGACGCGCTCCTGGACAAGGCGCTGGGCTACTGCGAGCACGTGGTGACCAAGGCCCAGGTGGAGGTGGAGCGCGACTTCGGCGAGGTGCCGCAGCTCTCCGGGGTGCCCGCCAACCTGGAGCAGGTGTTCGTCAACCTCATCACCAACGCCTGCCACGCGATGCGTCCCGGAGGACGGCTGACCTTGCGCTCGCGGTGCGAGGGGCGCGAGGCGGTGGTGTGGGTGCGGGACACCGGCAGCGGCATCGAGCCCTCGCACCTCTCGCGCATCTTCGAGCCCTTCTTCACCACCAAGACGGAGGGGCAGGGCACGGGGCTGGGGCTGTCCATCGTGCAGCGCATCGTGGAGAAGCACGGGGGTCGGCTGGAGGTGGAGAGCGTGCTGGGACAGGGCACCACCTTCTCGGTGCGCCTGCCCCTGCCGGACTGA
- a CDS encoding dienelactone hydrolase family protein: MAQQAKLTTADGKEVAGYLKAAEGGSSRGAVILIHEFWGLTDQVRGVADRLAREGFTVFAQDLYGGKVTKNPAEATKLMNALDMRRAAQEISHAAEALRHRAPGTKVAVLGFCMGGALTLAAAAADGHLSAAIPFYGIPPESVADVKKIRCPVQGHFANNDDWCSPDRVNALEKTLKGAGIPAEFHRYDASHAFCNEQRPEVYSPQNAELAWKRSVEFLRAHLG; the protein is encoded by the coding sequence ATGGCGCAACAAGCGAAGCTGACCACGGCGGATGGAAAGGAAGTCGCGGGCTACTTGAAGGCGGCCGAGGGAGGTTCCAGCCGGGGAGCGGTCATCCTCATCCACGAATTCTGGGGCCTCACGGACCAGGTGCGCGGCGTGGCGGATCGTCTGGCGCGCGAGGGCTTCACCGTGTTCGCCCAGGACCTCTACGGCGGCAAGGTGACGAAGAACCCCGCCGAGGCCACGAAGCTGATGAACGCCCTGGACATGCGGCGGGCCGCCCAGGAGATCTCCCACGCGGCCGAGGCCCTGCGCCATCGTGCTCCCGGCACCAAGGTGGCGGTGCTCGGCTTCTGCATGGGCGGCGCCCTGACGCTCGCGGCCGCGGCGGCGGATGGGCATCTCTCCGCCGCCATCCCCTTCTATGGGATTCCCCCCGAGTCGGTCGCCGACGTGAAGAAGATCCGCTGCCCGGTACAGGGGCACTTCGCCAACAACGATGACTGGTGCTCGCCGGACCGGGTGAACGCGCTGGAGAAGACGTTGAAGGGCGCGGGCATTCCCGCCGAGTTCCACCGCTACGACGCGAGCCACGCCTTCTGCAACGAGCAGCGGCCCGAGGTGTACTCGCCCCAGAACGCCGAGCTGGCCTGGAAGCGGTCCGTGGAATTCCTCCGCGCCCACCTGGGCTGA